A genome region from Hippopotamus amphibius kiboko isolate mHipAmp2 chromosome 1, mHipAmp2.hap2, whole genome shotgun sequence includes the following:
- the LOC130857158 gene encoding delta(3,5)-Delta(2,4)-dienoyl-CoA isomerase, mitochondrial-like, whose product MVAAIAASQRLRDLLTRQLTAPTNLGLSLSLRPMSSFAQDEASKEAPDQAPGHSYESLQVTPAQKHVLHVQLNQPEKRNAMNKAFWSEMVVCFNKIAEDADCHAVVISGAGKMFTSGIFPLHHTLCQNSPALALALKFVVEEGKEGNYQLLNFATEAPKLPQMYPKSHKDVTYTILQPFCGR is encoded by the exons ATGGTGGCAGCGATAGCAGCTTCTCAGAGACTCCGTGACTTGTTGACCAGGCAATTGACAGCCCCCACCAATTTGGGTCTCAGCCTTAGCCTTCGTCCCATGAGTTCCTTTGCACAAGATGAGGCTTCCAAAGAGGCCCCTGACCAAGCCCCAGGCCACAGCTATGAGTCCCTTCAGGTGACACCTGCCCAGAAACACGTTCTACATGTGCAGTTAAACCAGCCGGAGAAGAGAAATGCCATGAACAAGGCCTTCTGGAGTGAGATGGTGGTGTGCTTCAACAAGATTGCAGAAGATGCTGACTGTCATGCTGTGGTGATCTCTGGTGCAGGAAAAATGTTCACTtcag GAATCTTCCCATTGCATCATACCCTCTGCCAGAATTCTCCAGCTCTGGCCTTGGCACTGAAGTTTGTAGTAGAGGAGGGTAAAGAGGGGAATTATCAGCTCCTTAACTTTGCCACTGAGGCCCCAAAGCTTCCCCAAATGTACCCCAAGTCTCACAAGGATGTGACGTACACCATACTCCAGCCCTTCTGTGGCAGATGA